The sequence AACCCTTTGAGCCAAGCCAGATATTGGCATCCGTTGAAAAGACTTTAAAAAGGTTTTAATTACAAATACATATATCTTTACAGCCTTGACATTAAAGGGTTTCAAATGATAAAATCAATTAATAATTATTACCAAACTTAAAGGAAGGGATTAAGATTGAGCAAGGAAATATATTTTGATAATAGTGCTACCACCAAAGTTAGAAAAGAAGTTATTGATGTTATATTAAGTACTTTCAATGAGAATTACGGCAATCCTTCTTCCCTACATAAGAAAGGTATTCAGGCCGAAAAAGCTGTTGAGATTTCCAGAGAAATCATCGCAAATGCTTTAAAATGCAACAGCAGTGAAATTTTTTTTACATCCGGCGGAACGGAGGCAAACAACCTTGCAATAAAAGGAGCAGCTTACCGCTATAAAAGAAGAGGAAAACATTTGATTACCAGCAACATAGAACATCCTTCAGTGATAAATACCTTTAAGTATCTAGAGAACGAAGGCTTTGATGTATCATATATAGATGTAAACAAAGATGGGATAGTGATAATTGATGAGCTTAAAAAGGAAATCACTCCAGAAACCATATTAGTTAGCATAATGATGGTAAACAATGAAATAGGTTCTATCCAGCCAGTAGAGGAAATTTCTAGAATTATATCTTCACAAAGCCAGAACAAAATCATCTTCCATGTAGATGCGGTGCAGGGTTTTGGTAAAATCCCAATTGATGTTGGAAATATGGGCATTGACCTGCTGACCATTAGCGGTCATAAATTCCACGGACCGAAAGGTATAGGGGCATTATATATAAGAAGCGGCATAGAGCTAATACCCTTAATTGCAGGTGGAGAACAGGAACGGGGCCTGCGTTCCGGGACGGAAAACGTCCCGGGAATTGTCGGATTGGGTAAAGCGGCAGAATTGGCCGTCACGGGTTTAAAGGAATTTAAAAGCAAGGTGTCCGAATTAAAGGAACATCTGAGCAGAAGAATAATAGAAGAGATCCCCGGTGTACGTATTAATGGCCCCATATGTGACGACCCCCATAGTGCTCCTCATATAATAAATATATCTTTTAAGGGAATCAAGGGGGAAATCCTTGTGCATGCAATGGAGCAATATGGGATTTATCTCTCGACAGGTTCGGCGTGTTCATCCCGAAAGTCCCATTCCAGCCATGTATTAAAAGCAATAGGTTGTGAAGATGAAGAACTTGAAGGAGCTATTAGATTCAGTTTTTCTGCTTTTAACACTGTGGATGAGGTAGATTATTGCGTAGAAAAACTGAAAGAGGAAGTAAAAGAACTTAGAAGCATTATTCGGAGGTAACTTTAATGGAAAGGGTATATCTGATAAGTTACAGTGAAATAGGGTTGAAGGGCGAAAACAGGCCATTTTTTGAAAGAACATTGGTTAGTAATATAAGACGGGCATTAAAGGATATCCCCGGTCTTGAAATCGAAAGGTTTCATGGACGGATTTATGTTAAGGCAGAAGGGGATTTAAAGGAAATAAGGGATAGGCTTGTAAAAATCTTTGGGATTGCTTCTATCAGCCCCGCTTTAAGAACACATCCAGACCTTGATGAAATAAAAAGGGGTGCCTTAATACTTTTACAAGAGCACAAAGAGTACAACGGAAAAACCTTCAAAGTTGAAACAAGAAGACCCAATAAGTCTTTCCCTTTAACCTCTCCTGAGGTAAGTAAAGTTGTTGGGGCTCATATATTAAAGAGCTTAAATGGGCTTAAAGTTGATGTACGAGATCCCGATATTCTGGTAAACATCGAAATAAGAGAAAAGGCTTATATATACTGGGAGAAGATTCCCGGGTTAAGGGGTTTGCCCGTAGGTGTGAGCGGGAAGGCCTTACTTCTCCTTTCAGGGGGGATAGACAGCCCCGTAGCCGGCTGGATGACTATGAAGAGGGGAGTGAAGATTCAGGCAATATATTTCCATACTTTCCCTTTTACCAGTGATAGGGCAAAAGAAAAGGTGGTAGACCTTTGCCGGGTCCTTTCGATTTATAACAGCCCTATAATATTGCATGTAGTAAATTTTACAGAAGTGCTTAAAGTATTGCAAAAAGAGACTCCGTCCGAATTTTTGACTATTTTAATGAGGCGCATGATGTTAAGGATAGCAGAGAGAGTAGCATTAAAGGAAAATGCTTTAGGGCTTGTAACAGGGGAAAGTATCGGTCAAGTAGCAAGTCAAACTATGGAAAGTTTAGCTGCTACAAACAAGGTGGCAGATATACCTATTATTAGACCGCTTATTGCCTTTGATAAAGATGAAATTATCGAGAAGGCACGCAGGATAGGGACATATGAGATATCTATCAGGCCCTATGAAGATTGCTGTACGGTGTTTGTGCCGCGACATCCCAAAACCAGGCCGAGCTTGAAAGACGTTGAGGCAGCAGAAAGGGATTTGGATGTTGATAACCTCGTTGAAGAGGGCCTGAAAAGGGTCGATGTTATTATAGTCAGTTAGATTTAAAAAGAGGGTTTTAATTTAGGCCAAATACCTTTGTTAATAAAAATGCTATCAAGAAGCCAAACAAAATGCCGATATTCACTGCCCTATTTCCTATTCGATGGGCCTTTGGAATCATATCCGTCCCTGTCATAAACAGGACAGCTCCTCCGGAGAAAGCCATAATAATACCTAGCCACATTTCCGGTATATTCCTTAAAAAATAGTACCCCACAAGGGCCCAAAAGGGAGTAAGGAGACCTAATAATATTGATAACAATAAAGCCTTTTTTCTAGAGAAATTGCTGCTGTCTATCAAATCGCTGGTAGATGATAGCCCTTCAGGTATATTATGAAGAAAAATGGATAAAGCAAGGATTATTCCTAAATTTTCCTTTGATGCAAAGCCTATCCCCATACTGAGGGCTTCAGGGAGGTCATCCATGGCCGTCCCGAGGGTTATGCCTATGCCTTCTGTGAATTTTTTTTCTAATAATATTTCTAATTCATAGAAAAATAGACCACCTAAAATAAAAGCAATGGATGTGATGATAGGGCCGGAATGATTATATGCTTCATGCATCAGAGTAAAGGAAAGCACGGCAAGGATTACTCCTGAACCGAAGGTAAGAATAAAAGCCAATACCTTATCAGGAATTTTTTTTGTTCCCAGGAAACCACCGATTATAATAGCTGTTCCTGAAATGAAGCTGTAAATAAAAACTTTAGCGGGGGTGTTCATTGCTGATTCCTCCTGCCGGTTTTTTATTTTATTACCAAAAATTTATATTTAAAAAAAGGGTTTTTAAAAAATTTATTGAATCTTTATTATTGCATATAATTAATAGCGAAGCGAAGGGGGAAGGTAGAGTATTACCCAGAATAGGGAGGTAAGACAGTTGCCATATACGATATGTCCTTATTGTGGTAGAAGATCTTACTCAGCTGCAACTTTGAAAGAATGGATTTGCCCTTACTGTGAAGAGAAAGTAACAGAAAAGGAAGAAAGAGAAGAAGAGAAGAAGGGAGATACAGATAAAACCCCTGGTGAACAGGCTTAGTCCTGTTCACCGGGTTCAATTAGTTTCTCTACGCCATCAATTAATTCTTCTAATTCTTCAAAAAAGGGCAAACCGTTTTTAGAGCCTTCCTCCTCTCGTTTTTCAAAATTTTCGCCTAAGTCATTTTCCCCTTCATTATCTTTATCTTCTGATATTAGATGATTTGTATTGCATTTTTTCAGCGGTTCAGTTCCTTTGATGAATATTTCTGTCTTGGTCGGGCAGGTATCATTGGGGATAAGGGCAGTTTTTGAACAAATCTCTCTGTAAATTACTCCTTCAGGGATATTAAAATCTTTAGAGTTAAGCCTTTCAGAACTCTTATTAATAAAATCAGCCCATATTGGGCCTGCTATCCAACCTCCTGTACTCCAGAGGGGGTATTCAGGATTATCGTTTCCAACATAAACACTTGCAACCAGATCAGGGGTATAACCTACAAACCAGGCATCTTTATTTCCCTGGCTTGTTCCAGTTTTTCCGGCTGCCGGATATTTGATATCTAAATGGCTTCCGGTTCCGCCGGATTTAAAAACGTCCTTTAAAATATCTGTTATTAAATACCCGATTTTTTCATCCAGTACCTTTTCTTTTACAGGGCTGTTATTTATAATTATATTCCCCTTAACATCTTCAAGACGAAGAATGGCAAGGGGTTTAACGCGGAAACCGCCATTCGCAAAAGGTGCATATGCGGCACATATTTCAAGAGGTGTAACTTCGGAAGACCCCAGGGCTAAAGATAGATTTGGAGCGAGAGGGCTCTTTATTCCCATCTTTCTGGCCGAAGCTATTACAGAACCCGGTCCGACCAGATTCATCCAGCGGACAGACACTACATTATCGGAAATAACCAGGGCTTCTCTTAAAGAGATAGGGCGATAATGGTAACCGCCGTCATAATCAGTCGGCCTGTATTTTTTTCCCTGTTCCATTGGGAATTCTACAGGTTCACACATCATTTTATCAATGGTTTTAAATCCTTTTTCTAACAGGGTGAGATATAAAAATGGTTTAAAGGCAGAGCCCGGTTGGCGCCTGGCCAAGGCTCTATTGTACTGGGTATTATTATAATCCCTTCCTCCAACCATTGATAAGATATAGCCGTTATGGGGATTGATGGCAACTAAAGCAGCTTGAGGTTGATTTACTCCATTAATATCCGGGAGTTTACGGGTTAATATATTGGAAATGGATTCTTCAGCATAATTCTGTAAAACCAAATCTAGGGTTGTGTACACATTGTAGCCCCCTTTATATAGATTTTTTGCTATTTCCGGTTGAATTTTGGCTATTTCATTAATTACAAATTGAACGAAGTAAGGGGCTTTTTTTTTATTGCTGGTTGTTCCTGTAAGGTGGATAGGGGTATTTTTCGCTTCTTCTCCCTGCTCTTCTGAAATATATCCCATCTTAACCATTAAGTTTATTACCAGCTCCTGCCTTTCTTTTGAAGCCTGAAAATTTTTAAGAGGTGAATAATATTCGGGGCTTTTCGGCAGCCCTGCCAGAAGAGCACTTTCGGCAATATTCAAATCTCTTACTGGCTTCCCGAAGTATTTTTCCGAAGCGGCTTCTACACCGTATGCACCGTGACCAAAATATATGTTGTTTAAATACATTTCAAGTATCTTTTTTTTATCATATATCAATTCCAGTTTTAATGTTAGGAGTGCCTCATACAGCTTCCTCTTAAAAGTACGTTCATGGGATAAATACAGATTTTTTACGAGCTGTTGAGTTATAGTGCTTCCACCTTCAACTATCCGGCCTTTTTGCAGATTTATATAGAATGCCCTTAAAATAGCTATCGGATCAATGCCGAAATGTTTATAGAACCTGCTGTCTTCAACGGCAATAAAGGCATTTTGCAGATGAATGGGTATTTGATTTATTGGAACCGGGACTCGATTTTCAATATAGAGTCTTTCAATTAGCTTTCCATTTACGTCATATATATTGGAGGCAGTAGGTACCTGAGCCTCAGGGAATTTTACAAAAAAAATTATAAATATAAAAAACAGAATGGTTATCAACAAAGCAGTAGAAATTAGTTTTAATAACGCCCTCACCTGTATTTACCTCCGCAAAAGTCTTTATTATAGTATGTCCAAAAAATGTTTTTTTGATATCTAACATCTAATTTAAAAATTAAAAGAAGGATTTTGTTCATACTGTATAGAACAAAATATAAATACATCTAGTAAGTCTCCATCTGGAGGGACCTGTATGAATTCCGCAAAAAGAAGATGTGAAATCATGGAATATCTGAAAAAACAGAATACACCAATTACCGGAAGCGAACTTGCTGAAAAAATGGGTGTAAGCAGACAGGTAATCGTTACTGATATAGCGTTGTTGAGGGCGAAAGGGGAAGAAATACTGGCCACACCTCAAGGCTACGTTCTTGTCAGTTCAATAGCAGAGATGGATTATAAAGCTACCATAGTTTGCAAACATACAAAAGATCAAATAAGAGAAGAGTTAAGCACAATTCTTGAACTGGGAGGGAAGATAATCGATGTAACGGTAGAACACCCGCTATACGGAGAACTAAAGGGAATGCTTATGATTAATTCCTTCAAAGACCTCGAAGAGTTTATAACCCGTATGGAGAAAACTAATGCAAAACCTTTATCCGCTTTAACCGAAGGGGTCCACCTTCATACTATCAAAGCGCCTCAAGAAGATATATTGAAGGAAATAAAACATGCCCTTACCGTTCAGGGATTTCTTATTAAAGAATGAATAATTTTTTAATTAAGATGACAAGACAGAAGTCTTGACATTATAGGAGGGGAACTATGGAAAGGATATCAGATTTAAAAGAAGAAATAACATTGTTAAAGAAAAAGGCAAATGCTGTAATTCTCGCACATAATTATCAAACAGGGGCTATTCAAGATATTGCTGATTTTGTAGGGGATTCTTTAGAATTGAGCCGGATAGCTTCAGGGGTTTCTGCTGATATAATAATTTTCTGCGGTGTTTATTTTATGGCAGAAACCGCTGCAATTCTCTCCCCGGAAAAAAAGGTGATTCTTCCGGAAATTTCTGCAGGATGCCCTCTGGCTGATATGATTACAGTAGGAGAACTGAGGTCAAAAAAACAAAAATATCCCGGGGCTAAAGTTGTGTGTTATGTAAATTCTCCGGCTGTAATTAAGGCAGAAAGCGATATATGCTGTACATCGGCAAATGCCGTAGAGGTTGTAAATAGTTTAAAAGAAGAAGAAGTAATATTCATACCTGATAGAAATCTGGCTCACTATGTATCAAAACACACCGATAAAAAAATAATACCACCGAACGGCTATTGCCCCGTTCATAATGATATATCAAAGGAAGATGTAAAAATTATGAAAGAAAAGCATCCGGATGCCCCTTTAGTTGTCCATCCGGAATGCCCGGATTATGTAGTAGAATTAGCCGATAAAGTAGCCAGCACAGGTGGTATTATACGGTTTTCAAAAGAAACAAGGGCTAAAAAGATAATTGTTGGCACTGAAGAGGGGATTATCTACAGGTTGAAAAAGGAAAACCCCGATAAAGATTTCCTTCTTTTATCACGGGAAATGGTATGCAGGGATATGAAAAAAATAACCCTTACAAAGGTTTTGAAGGCGTTAAAAGAACTAAAGCCTGTTGTTGCGGTAAATGAAAATATTAGAATCGGGGCTTTAAAAGCTATCGAAAAAATGTTTGAAATATAATTTTCTGAGGAGGAACAATGTTTACTGATTATGTATTTGATTGCGATTATAACGGCTGTCAGAAAATATTTACTGATTTTGTCGTTGTAGGAAGTGGTATAGCAGGGGCTTTTACGGCATTAAAACTGAGCGAAAAAGCCAGAGTAATTATTGTTTCAAAAGGAAGGCTTACAGAAACAAATTCTACCAAGGCTCAGGGAGGGATTGCATGTGCCTTATCACCGGGTGATTCAGGTGACCTTCATTATAAAGATACCATAGAAGCCGGCGCAGGGCTCTGCAATACGGAAAGTGTAAGAGCACTGGTAGAAGATTCTTCCCGGAGAATTAAGGAACTTCTTGATTTAGGGGTGAATTTTGATAAGAACTCAAAAGGTGAACTCGTCCTTGCAAAAGAGGGGGCACACAGCTGTGCAAGGATTCTCAGGTCAGGAGGAGATTCTATCGGAAAGGGAATTTTAAGTGTACTGATCGAACGAATTAAATCAAATAAAAATATTGAAATATATGAGAATACGTTCTGCACAGATTTATTACACTACGGGGATAGGGTTTGCGGTGTATTATCTGTTGATAAAAAAAGTGGGTGTCCCCTGGCCTTCATTGCTAAGGGTGTAATTCTAGCCACCGGGGGGATTGCGCAGGTCTATAAATATTCTACAAACTGGTCGGGTGCTACAGGGGATGGGATAGCTATGGCTTTTCGAGCGGGAGCCCCTGTAGTAGATATGGAATTTGTCCAGTTTCATCCTACAGCCTTATTGAAGCGGGATGGAGAAGTATTTTTGATTTCTGAGGCTGTAAGGGGAGAAGGGGGAATTTTAATCAACAAGACTGGAGAAAGATTCATGCAGTTGTATCACCGCGATGCAGAACTTGCACCAAGGGATGTGGTATCAAGGGGAATCTTCAAGGAAATGCTTAAAACAAATTGTGATAAAGTGTTTCTTGATATAACCCATAAAAGCAGAGAATTTCTTAAAAGCAGGTTCCCAACTATTTTTACAATGTGTTATAATTCCGGTATAGATATTTCAAAGGAATTCATCCCTGTATCACCTGCCGCCCATTACTCTATGGGAGGGATAATGACCAATATATACGGAGAAACCGGTATTAAGGGCCTTTTTGCTGTTGGGGAAACTTCTTGCAATGGTGTGCATGGTGCAAATCGGTTGGCCAGCAATTCCCTTCTTGACTGTATCGTATTTGGTGCCAGGTGTGCAGAAAAAGCCCTTCAATATTATTCCGAAGATTTTATTAATCCAGAAGAATCGTATAATTTCCGGCATCCGGATAGAAGTTATTGGAGATGTTTGGGTAAGCGTAAGCATCATTTAACCGGTGAAATCCGAAAAACGCTAAAAGAGATAATGACCAAAAATGTCGGGATTATCAGAGATCAGAAGGGGCTGAAAACGGCTTGTGATTTCATTAGATCCCGAATAATTACCTCAAAATTTGATTGCTGGGAAGATATTGAGACATTGAATATGCTCCTTGTTTCCTACTTCGTAACACTTTCGGCGATAATAAGAAAAGAAAGCAGAGGAGCTCATTATAGGGAAGACTATCCTGCAATGATGAAAGAGTGGGAAAAACATATAATTTTGCAGAAGAGGGGTGATAGGATTGAAGTTACAACAGCATATAATCGATGAGATTATAAAAAATGCTTTAAAGGAAGATTTAGGAACTATAGGGGATATAACTACGGATAATCTTATAAGCGACGACATTATAGTTGAGGGTGAGTTTGTATCAAAAGAAGAAGGCATATTAGCAGGCATAGAGATTGCCGAACGGGTTTTTAATATTATCGGTAATGAAAAGATATTACTTTCATGGGAAATAAAAGATGGTGAGAAATTCCTTCCCTATACGGTTATAGGCAAGATAAAAGGCCCTGCCTTATATATTTTAAAAGGAGAAAGGGTTGCCCTTAATTTCCTTCAACGGCTGTCAGGTATTGCTACAAAAACCCGTATTTTAAGTAAAATGATCGGGGACTATAGATGCAGAATTACGGATACAAGGAAAACTACCCCCGGTTTAAGGGTTTTAGAAAAGTATGCGGTTTTTATAGGAGGAGGGGTTAATCATAGGTTCGGTCTATATGATGCCGTATTAATAAAAGATAATCACATTAAGGCCTGTGGTGGAATCTATAAATGCGTAACTAAGCTGAAGCACACCCTGTCTCACGTAAATAAGATTGAAGTAGAAGCTGAGACTTTGGAAGATGTAGAAGAAGCTTTAAAAGCCGGAGCCGATATAATTATGTTAGATAATATGGATATTGAGACTATGAAAAAGGCAGTAGCAATGATAAAAGGGAAGGCAGTAATTGAAGCTTCGGGGAATATAAATGAATACAACTTAAAGGAAGTGGCAGCTGTTGGTGTCGATTATATATCAATCGGTGCTTTAACCCATAGTTATAAATCTATAGATATTTCATTGAAATTTAGATAGCCGAGAACAGCATGTGAATTTGGAAACCTATCCCAAGAACCGGATAGGTTTGACCACCAACGGCTCCGCAATCCCTGGAAGATACAGCTCCCCAGTAATCTTCAGAACCCTGTTGAACGGGAATACCCAGCTCGGCTCTCCGCCATTTTTTTAAAAATCATCGATTACCGTATGGGCTATATTTGTAGAGTGATCTCCGATCCTTTCCAGGTTGCTGATAATGTCGAGATATATAACCCCAGAACTAGGATAACATAAACCTTTGTTCAACCGTTCAATATGATGCATCCTCAGGCATTCTTCCATTTCATCTATTTCATCTTCATGGGTCAGCACCTCTTCGGCAAGGGATATATTACCTGTTTCAAAGGATTTTATAGCATAGTTGAATATAGTTTTTACTTTATTGAACATTAAATTTAATTCATTTATGGCCATTTCTGAGAAAGGAAGGTTTCTTTCATCTTTAAATTCAGCAAGTTCAATTATATTCTTTGCATGGTCACCTACTCTTTCAATATCGTTTAAAATATTATAATATCCGGTAATTTTATTTAACTGACTGTTGTTTAATGAAGTGCGGGAGAGTTCGGATACAAATTTCGTTATTTCTCTTTCTAATTCATTTATAACTTCTTCCTTCTTATAAATATTATGGACAGTATGATGGTTAAAGTTTAAAAACACTTCAATAGAATCTTTGAGGTTTTCTTCTGCCAGTTTGGCCATTCTCACAATCTCTTTTGTTACCTGACCGAATGCAACAGCCGGGGTATTTAATAAACGCTTGTCCAGAAATTTCAAACCCCGTTCAATTAAAGGCTCGTGCCCCGGAATTAATTTAGTGACTAATGCAACCAAAAGCCCTGCAAAAGGCAGTTGGATTACGGTATTTGCTATATTAAACATAGTATGGGCATTAGCAATTTGGCGCACAGGGTCGAGAGACGTCTTCATAACAATAGGGATAACGGCCGGTAGGAGTATTAAAAATATTATAGTACCTATTAAATTAAAAAACAAATGGATCAGTGCAGCTCTCTTGGCTGTAATATTTGCTCCCATACTTGAAAGAAGGGCTGTTACACATGTTCCTATGTTATCGCCGAACAGTATCGGAAGGGCGATGTTTAGGTTTATATTACCTGAAAAGGCTAAAGCCTGCAGGATACCAATTGTAGCACTGCTGCTTTGAACAAGAGCCGTGAGCAAGAATCCTGTAATAACCCCTAAAATAGGATGTGCAGAAAAGGCCGTCATAAGGTCAGAAAACCCCGGAAGCTTCGCTATAGGTTTCAAAGAACCTTCCATTATTTTCATCCCGGTAAACAACAAGCCGAAACCTAAGAGAATTTGACCCATATACTTTAGTTGTCTCTTTTTAGAGAACATATTAAGCCCTACACCGATGCCTATTGCAGGGAGGGCCAAATCAGTCAACTTAAAAGCGATTAATTGAGCGGTTACCGTGGTCCCGATATTGGCTCCCATGATAACACCGGTAGCCTGTTTTAAAGTCATGAGGCCGGCATTTACAAAACCTACTACCATTACGGTTGTGGCACTACTGCTTTGAATTAAAGCAGTAACTATAACACCCACAATGACTCCGAGGATTCTGTTGTTAGTTAAAAATTCAAGAAGCCTTTTTAAACTATCTCCCGTTGCCTTCTGGAGACCTTCTCCCATTGATTTCATTCCATAAATAAACAGCCCCAATCCTCCCAGTAACGAAAAAAATGTCTCCATATTCATTATTCTAATTCCCCCTTATTTGTCTACCAAACCAATTATAACAGAATTGATAAAAAAATTAAATATAAGTTTTTTGCAGATATTAGCTTATCATCATCTGCATTATCCTGAGGTCGCCTTCTTGCCCTTAGTATGGCATATCTTGCAGCTTTTAATTCTATTAAGGGTATAATATAATTGTGTAAAGAGAAAAGCTATATAACAGTTCAAAGAAAGCAACCAAAAGACCATGAGGCTTGCTCCGTGGAGCGTCAAAATAAAAATGGGGGTTTAATAATGCTGTCGATAAGGTTAAGTAAAATAATAACAGCCATTGTGATTATAATT is a genomic window of Koleobacter methoxysyntrophicus containing:
- a CDS encoding ZIP family metal transporter; the encoded protein is MNTPAKVFIYSFISGTAIIIGGFLGTKKIPDKVLAFILTFGSGVILAVLSFTLMHEAYNHSGPIITSIAFILGGLFFYELEILLEKKFTEGIGITLGTAMDDLPEALSMGIGFASKENLGIILALSIFLHNIPEGLSSTSDLIDSSNFSRKKALLLSILLGLLTPFWALVGYYFLRNIPEMWLGIIMAFSGGAVLFMTGTDMIPKAHRIGNRAVNIGILFGFLIAFLLTKVFGLN
- a CDS encoding Na/Pi cotransporter family protein, which produces MNMETFFSLLGGLGLFIYGMKSMGEGLQKATGDSLKRLLEFLTNNRILGVIVGVIVTALIQSSSATTVMVVGFVNAGLMTLKQATGVIMGANIGTTVTAQLIAFKLTDLALPAIGIGVGLNMFSKKRQLKYMGQILLGFGLLFTGMKIMEGSLKPIAKLPGFSDLMTAFSAHPILGVITGFLLTALVQSSSATIGILQALAFSGNINLNIALPILFGDNIGTCVTALLSSMGANITAKRAALIHLFFNLIGTIIFLILLPAVIPIVMKTSLDPVRQIANAHTMFNIANTVIQLPFAGLLVALVTKLIPGHEPLIERGLKFLDKRLLNTPAVAFGQVTKEIVRMAKLAEENLKDSIEVFLNFNHHTVHNIYKKEEVINELEREITKFVSELSRTSLNNSQLNKITGYYNILNDIERVGDHAKNIIELAEFKDERNLPFSEMAINELNLMFNKVKTIFNYAIKSFETGNISLAEEVLTHEDEIDEMEECLRMHHIERLNKGLCYPSSGVIYLDIISNLERIGDHSTNIAHTVIDDF
- a CDS encoding cysteine desulfurase family protein, producing the protein MSKEIYFDNSATTKVRKEVIDVILSTFNENYGNPSSLHKKGIQAEKAVEISREIIANALKCNSSEIFFTSGGTEANNLAIKGAAYRYKRRGKHLITSNIEHPSVINTFKYLENEGFDVSYIDVNKDGIVIIDELKKEITPETILVSIMMVNNEIGSIQPVEEISRIISSQSQNKIIFHVDAVQGFGKIPIDVGNMGIDLLTISGHKFHGPKGIGALYIRSGIELIPLIAGGEQERGLRSGTENVPGIVGLGKAAELAVTGLKEFKSKVSELKEHLSRRIIEEIPGVRINGPICDDPHSAPHIINISFKGIKGEILVHAMEQYGIYLSTGSACSSRKSHSSHVLKAIGCEDEELEGAIRFSFSAFNTVDEVDYCVEKLKEEVKELRSIIRR
- a CDS encoding transcription repressor NadR, translating into MNSAKRRCEIMEYLKKQNTPITGSELAEKMGVSRQVIVTDIALLRAKGEEILATPQGYVLVSSIAEMDYKATIVCKHTKDQIREELSTILELGGKIIDVTVEHPLYGELKGMLMINSFKDLEEFITRMEKTNAKPLSALTEGVHLHTIKAPQEDILKEIKHALTVQGFLIKE
- a CDS encoding transglycosylase domain-containing protein, whose protein sequence is MRALLKLISTALLITILFFIFIIFFVKFPEAQVPTASNIYDVNGKLIERLYIENRVPVPINQIPIHLQNAFIAVEDSRFYKHFGIDPIAILRAFYINLQKGRIVEGGSTITQQLVKNLYLSHERTFKRKLYEALLTLKLELIYDKKKILEMYLNNIYFGHGAYGVEAASEKYFGKPVRDLNIAESALLAGLPKSPEYYSPLKNFQASKERQELVINLMVKMGYISEEQGEEAKNTPIHLTGTTSNKKKAPYFVQFVINEIAKIQPEIAKNLYKGGYNVYTTLDLVLQNYAEESISNILTRKLPDINGVNQPQAALVAINPHNGYILSMVGGRDYNNTQYNRALARRQPGSAFKPFLYLTLLEKGFKTIDKMMCEPVEFPMEQGKKYRPTDYDGGYHYRPISLREALVISDNVVSVRWMNLVGPGSVIASARKMGIKSPLAPNLSLALGSSEVTPLEICAAYAPFANGGFRVKPLAILRLEDVKGNIIINNSPVKEKVLDEKIGYLITDILKDVFKSGGTGSHLDIKYPAAGKTGTSQGNKDAWFVGYTPDLVASVYVGNDNPEYPLWSTGGWIAGPIWADFINKSSERLNSKDFNIPEGVIYREICSKTALIPNDTCPTKTEIFIKGTEPLKKCNTNHLISEDKDNEGENDLGENFEKREEEGSKNGLPFFEELEELIDGVEKLIEPGEQD
- the thiI gene encoding tRNA uracil 4-sulfurtransferase ThiI, coding for MERVYLISYSEIGLKGENRPFFERTLVSNIRRALKDIPGLEIERFHGRIYVKAEGDLKEIRDRLVKIFGIASISPALRTHPDLDEIKRGALILLQEHKEYNGKTFKVETRRPNKSFPLTSPEVSKVVGAHILKSLNGLKVDVRDPDILVNIEIREKAYIYWEKIPGLRGLPVGVSGKALLLLSGGIDSPVAGWMTMKRGVKIQAIYFHTFPFTSDRAKEKVVDLCRVLSIYNSPIILHVVNFTEVLKVLQKETPSEFLTILMRRMMLRIAERVALKENALGLVTGESIGQVASQTMESLAATNKVADIPIIRPLIAFDKDEIIEKARRIGTYEISIRPYEDCCTVFVPRHPKTRPSLKDVEAAERDLDVDNLVEEGLKRVDVIIVS
- the nadB gene encoding L-aspartate oxidase; this translates as MFTDYVFDCDYNGCQKIFTDFVVVGSGIAGAFTALKLSEKARVIIVSKGRLTETNSTKAQGGIACALSPGDSGDLHYKDTIEAGAGLCNTESVRALVEDSSRRIKELLDLGVNFDKNSKGELVLAKEGAHSCARILRSGGDSIGKGILSVLIERIKSNKNIEIYENTFCTDLLHYGDRVCGVLSVDKKSGCPLAFIAKGVILATGGIAQVYKYSTNWSGATGDGIAMAFRAGAPVVDMEFVQFHPTALLKRDGEVFLISEAVRGEGGILINKTGERFMQLYHRDAELAPRDVVSRGIFKEMLKTNCDKVFLDITHKSREFLKSRFPTIFTMCYNSGIDISKEFIPVSPAAHYSMGGIMTNIYGETGIKGLFAVGETSCNGVHGANRLASNSLLDCIVFGARCAEKALQYYSEDFINPEESYNFRHPDRSYWRCLGKRKHHLTGEIRKTLKEIMTKNVGIIRDQKGLKTACDFIRSRIITSKFDCWEDIETLNMLLVSYFVTLSAIIRKESRGAHYREDYPAMMKEWEKHIILQKRGDRIEVTTAYNR
- the nadA gene encoding quinolinate synthase NadA, producing the protein MERISDLKEEITLLKKKANAVILAHNYQTGAIQDIADFVGDSLELSRIASGVSADIIIFCGVYFMAETAAILSPEKKVILPEISAGCPLADMITVGELRSKKQKYPGAKVVCYVNSPAVIKAESDICCTSANAVEVVNSLKEEEVIFIPDRNLAHYVSKHTDKKIIPPNGYCPVHNDISKEDVKIMKEKHPDAPLVVHPECPDYVVELADKVASTGGIIRFSKETRAKKIIVGTEEGIIYRLKKENPDKDFLLLSREMVCRDMKKITLTKVLKALKELKPVVAVNENIRIGALKAIEKMFEI
- the nadC gene encoding carboxylating nicotinate-nucleotide diphosphorylase, translated to MKLQQHIIDEIIKNALKEDLGTIGDITTDNLISDDIIVEGEFVSKEEGILAGIEIAERVFNIIGNEKILLSWEIKDGEKFLPYTVIGKIKGPALYILKGERVALNFLQRLSGIATKTRILSKMIGDYRCRITDTRKTTPGLRVLEKYAVFIGGGVNHRFGLYDAVLIKDNHIKACGGIYKCVTKLKHTLSHVNKIEVEAETLEDVEEALKAGADIIMLDNMDIETMKKAVAMIKGKAVIEASGNINEYNLKEVAAVGVDYISIGALTHSYKSIDISLKFR